One Clavelina lepadiformis chromosome 1, kaClaLepa1.1, whole genome shotgun sequence genomic region harbors:
- the LOC143452383 gene encoding adenylate cyclase type 9-like isoform X1 translates to MSETSVAYNVNSRSSNVNFICHENGKNLNPNDEKEQNKLKLSRGKQPVFFERASPKWWDISMNSRVLEEQYKISSLPQVRSMLVESLAFICISCIAWIIYFSIIQFQGQVQGQASPIWSASAIWSGILAVLCIVLLILAAQKKIFKSYSAHLAIIFLGLLIATGLASTYHTNLTISTVGSFFIAAEVIILIYLILPFPIAVNFCVAIMFSIVFEVLHFGLSTNGSGTILPSITKSIIAHVILHLLLHALGCQLMVNLHVLRHSTFWKICQVVRTTQVRNEKEECKAVMIKSVMPVSVAKTILLKNPNTDINGKGSNKVFRPYTMERKENVSILYADIVGFTQMSANKTAAELVGLLNDLFGRFDGLCQLNGCEKISTLGDCYYCVAGCPESKPDHAKCCVEMGLGMVAAIKDFCREHNINVNMRVGIHTGYVLCGIVGTKRYRFDVWSNDVTIANGMEQHGIPGRIHISQATLDCLNDQYVVEDSKLEERDKNFMEKTGKTYLIVEKKHKPNEENPKANEKVDANGSPTTQCENNVKLNIPTEASNEGNTGRKWLKTLDVTHSAKEPLLFKRLSSRKHEQRAIQKPAPNLVDSQEALARMLNQEDRSQEWFGEHTVRIFQPGNLTRIKQEEDKEFVKSIKEDSNMGKMYKNKTVNRWSLMFLGRDSEKVERDYRNLCEENTKSDEPIADFISPRYRLFLDLVLSSLYTLLIFISSILLLAPDIWNSVAWIVMFVIFFLVVFTLALLSGLYTCHKVDLSPPMQSFANFCSTWKMRHIMGGVLLLVPTLLVLSHLSCRLQTDAPLCSNYFVLFCLVILHFLNFNQLMSWMRSLLAIVASIIFVPVMYAPVCPDLSSNATYPCLFTDVANFGGRQQYEFILDVALLLCFVWYINRQTELGYRLDFYAEHKVELTRQQMEREQTQVDALIENFIPPHVSKVLKDQRVYSKTHYKVGVIFGTIVNFNELYEEDFEGGFEFIRYLSELISDVDELLNQPQYKDIEKIKTIGTTFMLASGLNPKTDQESTGPESHLCKLMDFCIAMQDAVDTFNKSMLNFHLILRIGFNHGEVTAGVIGSTKRLYDIWGDTVNTASRMDSTGVPGRIQVSENSKKVLEDHFEFMSCGTKFIKGKGMMETFLLVRPDEDQRVIKPNPRPDDYPQFNLPPTN, encoded by the exons ATGTCTGAAACAAGTGTGGCTTACAACGTCAATTCCCGATCGTCAAATGTCAATTTTATATGTCacgaaaatggaaaaaatttaaaccccAATGACGAAAAAGAACAGAACAAGTTAAAATTAAGCCGAG gtAAACAGCCTGTTTTCTTTGAACGAGCTTCACCAAAATGGTGGGATATCAGCATGAATTCAAGGGTTCTAGAGGAACAATACAAAATATCTTCATTGCCACAAGTTAG GAGTATGCTGGTAGAATCGCTGGCGTTCATTTGCATAAGCTGCATAGCGTGGATAATCTATTTTTCGATCATTCAATTTCAAGGACAAGTGCAAGGACAAGCAAGTCCAATATGGTCTGCAAGTGCAATATGGTCTGGAATCTTAGCAGTTCTGTGCATTGTGTTGCTTATTTTGGCCGCGCA aaaaaagatttttaaaagttacTCTGCCCATTTGGCCATTATTTTTTTGGGCTTGTTAATAGCCACTGGACTTGCATCAACTTACCATACAAACTTGACGATAAGTACAGTTGGAAGTTTTTTCATTGCTGCTGAAGTgatcattttaatttatttgatatTGCCTTTCCCTATCGCTGTTAACTTTTGTGTTGCCATCATGTTCTCTATTGTATTTGAG gTTCTTCATTTTGGTTTGTCCACAAATGGATCTGGTACTATTCTACCATCTATAACGAAGAGCATCATCGCTCACGTCATACTACATCTTTTACTTCATGCTCTTGGGTGTCAGCTAATGGTCAATCTGCATGTGCTGCGACACAGCACATTTTGGAAG ATTTGCCAAGTTGTTCGGACAACACAAGTTCGAAATGAAAAAGAGGAATGCAAAGCGGTAATGATAAAATCGGTGATGCCAGTGTCCGTGgcaaaaactattttgttgaaaaaccCCAACACGGATATAAACGGAAAAGGCAGTAACAAAGTTTTTCGACCCTACACCATGGAAAG GAAAGAAAATGTGTCAATTTTGTACGCTGATATCGTCGGTTTTACCCAGATGAGCGCCAATAAAACAGCTGCAGAATTAGTGGGATTACTAAATGACTTATTTGGCCGATTCGATGGGCTCTGTCAACTTAATGGATGTGAGAAAATAAGCACCTTGG GTGATTGTTACTACTGCGTTGCTGGCTGTCCTGAAAGCAAACCAGACCACGCAAAATGTTGTGTTGAAATGGGCTTAG GAATGGTGGCGGCAATCAAGGATTTCTGTAGAGAACACAACATTAACGTTAACATGAGGGTTGGAATACACACTGGATATGTGCTCTGTGGAATCGTTGGAACCAAGCGATACCGG TTTGATGTCTGGTCCAACGATGTCACCATTGCTAACGGCATGGAGCAGCACGGAATACCCGGTCGGATTCACATATCTCAGGCCACGTTGGACTGCTTGAATGATCAATATGTCGTAGAGGACAGCAAACTCGAAGAAAGGGACAAGAACTTTATGG AGAAAACCGGCAAGACTTATCTAATCGTGGAAAAGAAGCATAAACCAAACGAAGAAAATCcaaaagcaaatgaaaagGTCGACGCAAACGGTTCACCAACCACACAGTGTGAAAATAACGTAAAACTCAACATACCCACAGAAGCGAGcaat GAGGGAAACACTGGTCGCAAATGGCTAAAG ACACTTGATGTGACCCATTCAGCTAAAGAGCCTCTATTGTTCAAG aGATTATCATCTCGTAAGCATGAGCAGCGTGCCATTCAAAAACCTGCGCCAAATCTTGTCGACAGCCAAGAGGCTTTAGCTCGTATGCTTAATCAG GAAGATCGATCCCAGGAGTGGTTTGGGGAGCACACGGTCCGTATCTTCCAGCCAGGAAACCTGACTAGGATCAAACAGGAAGAGGACAAAGAATTTGTGAAGTCCATCAAGGAAGATTC AAACATGggaaaaatgtacaaaaacaAGACGGTCAATCGATGGAGCTTGATGTTTCTTGGGAGAGATTCCGAAAAAGTTGAAAGAGATTACAGAAACTTATGCGAAGAAAACACGAAAAGCGATGAACCGATTGCAGATTTTATCTCACCGAGATACCGGCTATTTCTG GATTTGGTGCTCTCTTCCTTATATACTCTTCTCATCTTCATATCCTCTATTCTTCTTCTTGCTCCTGATATTTGGAATAGCGTTGCGTGGATTGTGATGTTCGTCATATTCTTTCTGGTTGTG TTTACATTGGCTTTGTTATCTGGTCTATACACTTGCCATAAGGTAGACCTCAGCCCTCCTATGCAATCATTTGCCAATTTCTGTTCCACTTGGAAGATGAG GCATATTATGGGCGGGGTCCTTCTACTGGTTCCCACTTTACTTGTTTTGTCACATCTGTCATGCCGTTTGCAAACTGATGCCCCCTTGTGTTCAAACTACTTTGTATTGTTCTGTCTcgtcattttacattttctcAACTTTAACCAGCTAATGTCGTGGATGAG ATCATTGTTAGCAATTGTCGCAAGCATAATCTTTGTGCCGGTGATGTATGCTCCTGTATGCCCTG ACCTCTCTTCAAATGCAACATATCCTTGCTTGTTCACCGATGTCGCGAATTTTGGAGGGAGGCAGCAGTACGAGTTCATCTTGGACGTTGCTTTGCTGCTTTGCTTCGTCTGGTACATCAACAGGCAGACAGAG CTCGGTTATCGCCTTGATTTTTACGCCGAACACAAAGTGGAGCTAACGAGGCAGCAGATGGAGAGAGAGCAGACACAAGTGGACGCGCTGATAGAGAATTTCATCCCTCCTCACGTCAGCAAAGTCTTGAAG GACCAACGGGTTTATTCGAAAACCCATTACAAGGTTGGCGTCATCTTCGGGACCATCGTCAACTTTAACGAGTTGTACGAAGAGGATTTCGAAGGCGGTTTTGAATTCATTCGATACCTCAGCGAACTCATCA GTGATGTTGATGAATTGTTGAACCAGCCTCAATACAAAGACattgaaaagattaaaacgATAGGAACAACTTTTATGCTCGCATCTG GTCTCAACCCTAAGACAGACCAAGAATCAACCGGACCAGAATCGCACCTCTGCAAACTCATGGACTTCTGTATCGCCATGCAG GACGCAGTAGATACTTTCAACAAGAGCATGCTCAATTTCCACCTCATTTTGCGCATCGGCTTCAACCACGGAGAGGTAACTGCCGGGGTAATAGGTTCGACCAAGCGCTTGTACGATATATGGGGCGACACTGTGAACACCGCAAGCAGAATGGATTCAACCGGGGTGCCTGGTAGAATACAG gtttCCGAAAACAGCAAGAAAGTTTTGGAAGACCATTTTGAATTTATGTCGTGCGGAACAAAGTTCATTAAAG GCAAAGGCATGATGGAGACGTTCTTGCTTGTACGACCCGACGAAGACCAACGCGTCATCAAACCGAATCCCCGGCCGGACGATTATCCACAATTTAACCTTCCGCCAACCAACTGA
- the LOC143452383 gene encoding adenylate cyclase type 9-like isoform X2 has translation MSETSVAYNVNSRSSNVNFICHENGKNLNPNDEKEQNKLKLSRGKQPVFFERASPKWWDISMNSRVLEEQYKISSLPQVRSMLVESLAFICISCIAWIIYFSIIQFQGQVQGQASPIWSASAIWSGILAVLCIVLLILAAQKKIFKSYSAHLAIIFLGLLIATGLASTYHTNLTISTVGSFFIAAEVIILIYLILPFPIAVNFCVAIMFSIVFEVLHFGLSTNGSGTILPSITKSIIAHVILHLLLHALGCQLMVNLHVLRHSTFWKICQVVRTTQVRNEKEECKAVMIKSVMPVSVAKTILLKNPNTDINGKGSNKVFRPYTMERKENVSILYADIVGFTQMSANKTAAELVGLLNDLFGRFDGLCQLNGCEKISTLGDCYYCVAGCPESKPDHAKCCVEMGLGMVAAIKDFCREHNINVNMRVGIHTGYVLCGIVGTKRYRFDVWSNDVTIANGMEQHGIPGRIHISQATLDCLNDQYVVEDSKLEERDKNFMEKTGKTYLIVEKKHKPNEENPKANEKVDANGSPTTQCENNVKLNIPTEASNEGNTGRKWLKRLSSRKHEQRAIQKPAPNLVDSQEALARMLNQEDRSQEWFGEHTVRIFQPGNLTRIKQEEDKEFVKSIKEDSNMGKMYKNKTVNRWSLMFLGRDSEKVERDYRNLCEENTKSDEPIADFISPRYRLFLDLVLSSLYTLLIFISSILLLAPDIWNSVAWIVMFVIFFLVVFTLALLSGLYTCHKVDLSPPMQSFANFCSTWKMRHIMGGVLLLVPTLLVLSHLSCRLQTDAPLCSNYFVLFCLVILHFLNFNQLMSWMRSLLAIVASIIFVPVMYAPVCPDLSSNATYPCLFTDVANFGGRQQYEFILDVALLLCFVWYINRQTELGYRLDFYAEHKVELTRQQMEREQTQVDALIENFIPPHVSKVLKDQRVYSKTHYKVGVIFGTIVNFNELYEEDFEGGFEFIRYLSELISDVDELLNQPQYKDIEKIKTIGTTFMLASGLNPKTDQESTGPESHLCKLMDFCIAMQDAVDTFNKSMLNFHLILRIGFNHGEVTAGVIGSTKRLYDIWGDTVNTASRMDSTGVPGRIQVSENSKKVLEDHFEFMSCGTKFIKGKGMMETFLLVRPDEDQRVIKPNPRPDDYPQFNLPPTN, from the exons ATGTCTGAAACAAGTGTGGCTTACAACGTCAATTCCCGATCGTCAAATGTCAATTTTATATGTCacgaaaatggaaaaaatttaaaccccAATGACGAAAAAGAACAGAACAAGTTAAAATTAAGCCGAG gtAAACAGCCTGTTTTCTTTGAACGAGCTTCACCAAAATGGTGGGATATCAGCATGAATTCAAGGGTTCTAGAGGAACAATACAAAATATCTTCATTGCCACAAGTTAG GAGTATGCTGGTAGAATCGCTGGCGTTCATTTGCATAAGCTGCATAGCGTGGATAATCTATTTTTCGATCATTCAATTTCAAGGACAAGTGCAAGGACAAGCAAGTCCAATATGGTCTGCAAGTGCAATATGGTCTGGAATCTTAGCAGTTCTGTGCATTGTGTTGCTTATTTTGGCCGCGCA aaaaaagatttttaaaagttacTCTGCCCATTTGGCCATTATTTTTTTGGGCTTGTTAATAGCCACTGGACTTGCATCAACTTACCATACAAACTTGACGATAAGTACAGTTGGAAGTTTTTTCATTGCTGCTGAAGTgatcattttaatttatttgatatTGCCTTTCCCTATCGCTGTTAACTTTTGTGTTGCCATCATGTTCTCTATTGTATTTGAG gTTCTTCATTTTGGTTTGTCCACAAATGGATCTGGTACTATTCTACCATCTATAACGAAGAGCATCATCGCTCACGTCATACTACATCTTTTACTTCATGCTCTTGGGTGTCAGCTAATGGTCAATCTGCATGTGCTGCGACACAGCACATTTTGGAAG ATTTGCCAAGTTGTTCGGACAACACAAGTTCGAAATGAAAAAGAGGAATGCAAAGCGGTAATGATAAAATCGGTGATGCCAGTGTCCGTGgcaaaaactattttgttgaaaaaccCCAACACGGATATAAACGGAAAAGGCAGTAACAAAGTTTTTCGACCCTACACCATGGAAAG GAAAGAAAATGTGTCAATTTTGTACGCTGATATCGTCGGTTTTACCCAGATGAGCGCCAATAAAACAGCTGCAGAATTAGTGGGATTACTAAATGACTTATTTGGCCGATTCGATGGGCTCTGTCAACTTAATGGATGTGAGAAAATAAGCACCTTGG GTGATTGTTACTACTGCGTTGCTGGCTGTCCTGAAAGCAAACCAGACCACGCAAAATGTTGTGTTGAAATGGGCTTAG GAATGGTGGCGGCAATCAAGGATTTCTGTAGAGAACACAACATTAACGTTAACATGAGGGTTGGAATACACACTGGATATGTGCTCTGTGGAATCGTTGGAACCAAGCGATACCGG TTTGATGTCTGGTCCAACGATGTCACCATTGCTAACGGCATGGAGCAGCACGGAATACCCGGTCGGATTCACATATCTCAGGCCACGTTGGACTGCTTGAATGATCAATATGTCGTAGAGGACAGCAAACTCGAAGAAAGGGACAAGAACTTTATGG AGAAAACCGGCAAGACTTATCTAATCGTGGAAAAGAAGCATAAACCAAACGAAGAAAATCcaaaagcaaatgaaaagGTCGACGCAAACGGTTCACCAACCACACAGTGTGAAAATAACGTAAAACTCAACATACCCACAGAAGCGAGcaat GAGGGAAACACTGGTCGCAAATGGCTAAAG aGATTATCATCTCGTAAGCATGAGCAGCGTGCCATTCAAAAACCTGCGCCAAATCTTGTCGACAGCCAAGAGGCTTTAGCTCGTATGCTTAATCAG GAAGATCGATCCCAGGAGTGGTTTGGGGAGCACACGGTCCGTATCTTCCAGCCAGGAAACCTGACTAGGATCAAACAGGAAGAGGACAAAGAATTTGTGAAGTCCATCAAGGAAGATTC AAACATGggaaaaatgtacaaaaacaAGACGGTCAATCGATGGAGCTTGATGTTTCTTGGGAGAGATTCCGAAAAAGTTGAAAGAGATTACAGAAACTTATGCGAAGAAAACACGAAAAGCGATGAACCGATTGCAGATTTTATCTCACCGAGATACCGGCTATTTCTG GATTTGGTGCTCTCTTCCTTATATACTCTTCTCATCTTCATATCCTCTATTCTTCTTCTTGCTCCTGATATTTGGAATAGCGTTGCGTGGATTGTGATGTTCGTCATATTCTTTCTGGTTGTG TTTACATTGGCTTTGTTATCTGGTCTATACACTTGCCATAAGGTAGACCTCAGCCCTCCTATGCAATCATTTGCCAATTTCTGTTCCACTTGGAAGATGAG GCATATTATGGGCGGGGTCCTTCTACTGGTTCCCACTTTACTTGTTTTGTCACATCTGTCATGCCGTTTGCAAACTGATGCCCCCTTGTGTTCAAACTACTTTGTATTGTTCTGTCTcgtcattttacattttctcAACTTTAACCAGCTAATGTCGTGGATGAG ATCATTGTTAGCAATTGTCGCAAGCATAATCTTTGTGCCGGTGATGTATGCTCCTGTATGCCCTG ACCTCTCTTCAAATGCAACATATCCTTGCTTGTTCACCGATGTCGCGAATTTTGGAGGGAGGCAGCAGTACGAGTTCATCTTGGACGTTGCTTTGCTGCTTTGCTTCGTCTGGTACATCAACAGGCAGACAGAG CTCGGTTATCGCCTTGATTTTTACGCCGAACACAAAGTGGAGCTAACGAGGCAGCAGATGGAGAGAGAGCAGACACAAGTGGACGCGCTGATAGAGAATTTCATCCCTCCTCACGTCAGCAAAGTCTTGAAG GACCAACGGGTTTATTCGAAAACCCATTACAAGGTTGGCGTCATCTTCGGGACCATCGTCAACTTTAACGAGTTGTACGAAGAGGATTTCGAAGGCGGTTTTGAATTCATTCGATACCTCAGCGAACTCATCA GTGATGTTGATGAATTGTTGAACCAGCCTCAATACAAAGACattgaaaagattaaaacgATAGGAACAACTTTTATGCTCGCATCTG GTCTCAACCCTAAGACAGACCAAGAATCAACCGGACCAGAATCGCACCTCTGCAAACTCATGGACTTCTGTATCGCCATGCAG GACGCAGTAGATACTTTCAACAAGAGCATGCTCAATTTCCACCTCATTTTGCGCATCGGCTTCAACCACGGAGAGGTAACTGCCGGGGTAATAGGTTCGACCAAGCGCTTGTACGATATATGGGGCGACACTGTGAACACCGCAAGCAGAATGGATTCAACCGGGGTGCCTGGTAGAATACAG gtttCCGAAAACAGCAAGAAAGTTTTGGAAGACCATTTTGAATTTATGTCGTGCGGAACAAAGTTCATTAAAG GCAAAGGCATGATGGAGACGTTCTTGCTTGTACGACCCGACGAAGACCAACGCGTCATCAAACCGAATCCCCGGCCGGACGATTATCCACAATTTAACCTTCCGCCAACCAACTGA
- the LOC143452517 gene encoding uncharacterized protein LOC143452517 → MENPTECYGNMLEKYRDLDEDEILSNLTQEELAQLDGEIDREVLNQIPEEKIEDDTYYYTSTSDEDASDEEEEGAAIRRAKFLSQKRKSFNKSIDRQSSLEDKQKHSSKSPHRFRVPPLRKASSREGLRRQKSEEGGEMKKELMQAVKRRTKRRTSRANSSGISRRYNKRRNSSNLLKRQNSKVPKEDRKNAPTVNTNFITQEMLTLRPKLKKVQTREPAKPQDMLHGISLGHVTSGAKKKDTDDDQTKEQSLSREEEDDDEPDNYDDTDGSVPTADDAVAEANDDVHRRVQSQRTKKATQHNYCPSDDVASSTTAGSTSAESYDVVGELSINSNSVEDTILRVWKDDENLTEVNLNNIQNVGMEVFEELASAMECNTHVRHLLLANVGLTDRPARALASMLRKNMTLQMLNVESNFITGDAALRLVAALRRNTSLTELRIDNQRHIFGAKVEHEFSKILRDNRTLLKFGYQFANPGPRMASSNCLTRNVDDVRKKRVAEQRTRMQASRPQLRRQTSSEWHRKERAEKIKKLSEQGIPLDLFGAVKDEHVENLLEQMDPRQVALLEQWFIQKLLGNPDRESGPAENTERVKKTSIKNKQAKIPTPRKFESPRDKVLESIRNQSPRLPTPAKMEPCTRDSPGVTSGLSDVDLGSSSPSIVVENMFSRPGSPTPPKHTDNEKLSASDVSLNPTSSASSSDDIIEWQEGDEYDSDEYEVVEIDVTESDDDVSYEKDSDVSSKLDENIDFRQMPMIPEHLSPDAHKSSVSSASLSSISSRDVIDEESVTSEESNGSDLSKRHAKDEAIKGLDRLQISCKYETPTHFGQSKSTDNSPASRRNGKKLSAPVSPASSRSSGSPISTTPRPVKDDESWIFSRPHYRLGEK, encoded by the exons ATGGAAAACCCTACCGAATGCTACGGGAATATGCTGGAGAAGTACAGGGACCTGGATGAGGATGAAATCTTATCAAATTTGACACAAGAGGAACTGGCTCAATTAGAt GGCGAGATTGATCGGGAGGTTTTGAACCAAATTCCAGAGGAAAAAATTGAAGATGACACTTATTATTATACCTCCACAAGTGATGAAGATGCCAGCGACGAAGAAGAAGAG GGAGCTGCAATTCGCAGGGCAAAGTTTCTTTCCCAAAAGCGGAAATCTTTTAACAAATCCATCGACCGCCAATCATCACTGGAAGATAAACAAAAGCATTCTA GTAAAAGTCCTCACCGGTTCCGTGTTCCTCCTTTGAGGAAAGCAAGCTCTCGGGAAGGGCTGAGGCGTCAGAAGAGCGAGGAAGGAGGAGAAATGAAGAAGGAATTGATGCAGGCTGTGAAGAGAAGGACCAA GCGCCGTACTAGTCGTGCTAACAGCAGCGGAATAAGTCGTCGCTACAACAAGCGTAGAAATAGCTCCAATCTTTTGAAACGGCAAAATTCAAAGGTCCCAAAGGAAGACCGAAAAAACGCTCCGACCGTAAATACCAACTTCATCACACAAGAAATGTTAACTTTGAGACCAAAGCTAAAAAAG GTTCAAACAAGAGAGCCCGCCAAACCCCAAGATATGCTGCACGGTATTTCTTTGGGTCATGTTACATCAGGAGCGAAGAAGAAAGACACAGACGATGATCAAACAAAAGAACAATCACTATCGCGTGAAGAGGAGGACGACGACGAACCGGATAATTATGACGACACAGATGGAAGCGTGCCAACCGCGGACGACGCGGTCGCCGAAGCAAACGACGACGTTCACCGTCGCGTTCAAAGTCAACGCACCAAGAAGGCGACCCAGCATAACTACTGCCCCAGTGATGACGTAGCTTCTTCGACAACAGCCGGAAGCACAAGCGCAGAGTCTTATGACGTGGTGGGAGAGCTTTCGATCAATTCAAACAGCGTGGAGGACACGATTCTCCGAGTTTGGAAGGATGACGAAAATTTGACTGAG GTGAATTTGAACAACATACAGAACGTGGGTATGGAGGTGTTCGAAGAGCTGGCGTCCGCAATGGAATGCAACACTCACGTTCGTCATCTTCTCCTCGCTAATGTAGGTCTAACAGATCGGCCAGCCCGTGCCCTCGCGTCTATGCTGAGAAAAAACATGACATTGCAGATGCTGAATGTCGAATCAAACTTCATCACAG GCGATGCTGCCCTTCGCCTGGTGGCAGCATTGCGCAGAAACACGAGTTTGACCGAGCTTCGCATCGACAACCAGCGTCATATCTTCGGGGCAAAAGTCGAACATGAATTCTCAAAAATTCTCCGAGATAACAG AACTTTACTGAAGTTTGGTTATCAGTTCGCCAATCCTGGGCCACGAATGGCGTCATCAAACTGTCTCACTCGAAATGTGGATGACGTCAGAAAGAAGAGAGTTGCCGAGCAGAGAACGCGAATGCAG GCCAGCCGCCCACAGCTACGACGCCAGACGAGCAGTGAATGGCACAGGAAGGAACGTGCAGAGAAGATCAAGAAGCTGAGCGAACAGGGAATTCCCCTAGATCTTTTCGGAGCCGTGAAAGACGAACACGTCGAG AATCTTCTTGAACAGATGGACCCAAGACAAGTTGCCCTTCTCGAGCAATGGTTCATCCAGAAACTGTTAGGGAACCCGGACAGAGAAAGCGGACCTGCGGAAAATACGGAACGGGTTAAGAAGACTTCGATCAAA AATAAGCAGGCAAAGATACCGACTCCTCGGAAGTTTGAGAGCCCGCGAGATAAAGTGCTTGAGTCGATACGAAATCAGTCACCGAGGCTTCCAACCCCTGCAAAG ATGGAACCTTGCACACGCGATTCACCAGGAGTGACGTCAGGACTTTCTGACGTCGACCTGGGCAGCAGTTCGCCCTCAATCGTGGTCGAAAATATGTTTAGCCGGCCGGGTAGCCCGACCCCGCCCAAGCACACAGACAACGAGAAATTGTCAGCAAGTGACGTATCCTTGAACCCTACGTCATCAGCAAGCAGCAGTGATGACATCATCGAATGGCAAGAGGGCGACGAGTATGACAGCGACGAGTACGAAGTTGTGGAGATCGACGTCACCGAAAGCGACGATGACGTCAGCTACGAAAAAGATAGTGACGTCAGTAGTAAGCTCGACGAAAATATAGATTTCCGACAAATGCCGATGATCCCGGAGCATTTATCGCCAGACGCTCATAAGAGTTCAGTGTCGTCAGCTTCGTTGTCATCGATTTCCAGTCGTGACGTCATCGATGAAGAGAGCGTGACTTCGGAAGAATCAAACGGAAGCGATTTGTCAAAAAGACATGCTAAGGACGAGGCGATCAAAGGGCTGGACCGGCTTCAGATTTCTTGTAAATACGAGACTCCGACACATTTCGGACAATCCAAGTCGACAGACAACAGCCCCGCTTCGAGGCGCAACGGAAAGAAACTCTCCGCACCGGTTTCTCCGGCGTCTTCTCGATCCTCCGGGAGTCCGATTTCGACCACTCCGCGTCCTGTGAAAGATGACGAGTCGTGGATCTTCAGCCGACCGCACTACCGACTGGGAGAAAAGTGA